The window CCATCCTGGAGGCGCTGGAGACCGCCGGCCAGCCGCTGCCCGAACTGGTCATCGGAGACCACGGGTGGGCCGGTGCGGCCGCGCAGGCCGGGATAGCCACGGTCGGTTTCGCCGACTGCAACGACCCCGCGCTGTTCGTCGGTGAGGCGGAGGGCCGGGTACGGGTGTGCGTGCCGCTGGACGACAACCTCGATCCGGGCCTCTACGCGCCGCTGACCGCGTACCTGCTGCACCACGCGGGCCTGGACGGCTGAAGCCGGCCGGTCTTCTTCGACGCGCCGCTAGACGGCGTCGGCGGGGCGGCGGGCCACGTCCCGGGCGATCTCGGCGACGATCTCCCCGTCCTCGTCCGGTTCCTGCTCGACGAAACCAACCGACGCATAGAGCCTGCGGGCCGTGACGTTCGACTGGTCGACGGAGAGTCGGACGGCTGGACAGTCGGGGCGCTCCATCAGCCAACGCACCAGGCTCAGCACGGCGGCGCGGCCCAGCCCCCTGCCCTGCTGCCCCGCGTCGACGAGCATGCCGCCGAGCCAGTAGGTCAGGTCGTCGTTGTCATGCCCCCACATCAGGTGACCGACCACCTCCTCGTCCGCGTAGACGGCGAGCGACCGCCACACCCCCTCACGCATGCTGAGCAGCAGGTATCGGGCTGCCGACGGCGCGACGAAGGCGCGCTGCTCGTCGAGCGGCACGACGTCGGCAACCGCGCGCCAGTTCTCGTCGTCGACCGGCCGCAGTGTGACCCGCCGGTCCGCTCGGTCCGTCAACCCGTAGTCGATCAAGTCCGTGCTCATCCCGGTAGCCTTCCACGCCGCGGATCGGTTTACCGAGCCGAAAAGAGATCGAAAACTCGCCGCAGCGACGACGTTGCGATGATCTTGGCGGGCCGCCAGCCGGCGCCCAGCGGGCATCTCAGCGCGGTGCCCATTCCTGGCACAAGACAGGAGCCCTCAGCACATGCCCGACAAGTTAGACACCTCCCCGAAGGCCGCGGATCCGAACGACGACCACCGGACCGGGTTCAGCCGACGGATGTTCCTCGGCAGCGGCGCGGCGGTGGCCGGCGCGACGGTGACCACCCTCGCCGTCGCGGAGCCCGCGGCAGCGACCCGCAACGAGCACGACGAACTACTCGACTCGCTGCCCTCGGTACGCGACATCCCCCGCCGGGCCAGGATCGTCGACTACGAGATCGCCGAACTGATCGTCCTGCTCCGCGCCAACCGGCTGACCTCGGTCGAGCTGACCAGGGCGTACCTGGAGCGGATCGACCGGCTCAACGGCCCGTTCGAGGTCTACGGCGACAACGGCGGTTACAACGCGTTCGTACGGATCGACCGGGTGGGCGCACTCGGTCAGGCCGCGGCGGCGGACAAGCTGCTGCGCAAGGGTTCGCGCTCGGCGCCGCCGCTGTGCGGCATCCCGTTCGGGATCAAGGACTCGGTCGGCGTACGCGGGCTGGAGGCCAAGAACGGGACGCACGCGTACGACGGGAACGTGGCGTACCGCGACTCCACGGTGGTCGCCAAGTTGCGAGCGCAGGGCGCGGTGATCATCGGCCACACGATCGCCTCGGCGTTCTCGGGCTCGATCTCCGGCACCTTCGCCGGCAACGCCTGGAATCCCCGCTTCATCCCGGGCGGGTCGAGCCAGGGTTCCGGCGTCGCCACCGCCGCCCGGTTGGCGGCGGCAACCATCGGCGAGGAGACCGGTGGCTCGATCATGATGCCGGCCTCGGCGAACGGCGCCAGCGCCATCAAACCGTCGCTCGGCCTCGTCTCGACCGCCGGGGTGATGCCCCTGTCCCCCGGGTACGACGTGCTCGGACCGATCGCCCGCTCCGTCCGGGACGCCTCCCTGGTCCTGGCCGCGATCCTCGGCCCCGACCCGGCACCCGACCCGCTCACGCTGTCCGCCCCGAACCCGTTCCCCGCGCTCCCGGTCGCCGCGCGCAAGGGCAGGTCCCCACTGGCCGGCGTCACCATCGGCATCCCGCAGACCGACTGGATGACCCGCGGTGGAACCGGCACCGCCCCGGCCGAGACCTACGACGCCGACTACCGGGCGGCGTTCGAGCGGTTCAAGCAGGAGCTGGTCAGGCTCGGTGCGCGGGTCAAGGAGTTCCCCGGCCTGGACGTCACGGTGCCCGAGAACGACCCCTACTTCCGTACGCCGGACCGGTTGCCGGTGCCGGTGGGTGCCCCGGTGTCACCGGCGACCGCGGTGCTCAGCCCCAACCGGTACGAGATCCGCTACTGGCAGGCGGTACAGGCGTTCGCCGACTCCCATCCGGCGAACGCAGAAGCGCTCCGGCGCCAGTTCGGTGACTTCGCCGCGGCTGCGGCCACGGCCGGTTCGATCCCCGCCTCCGTACGCGACGAGGGCGAACGCCGTCGCCGCGTCCTGCAGGCCAACTACCAGCGGGCGCTGGACGAGGCCGGGGTCGACTTCATGCTGGTGCTGCCGATCGGCGCCCGGATCGGGCCACGCTCCGGCGGGACCCAGTTGTCGAACTACCGCACCTTCTACCAGCTTCCGAATGCGCTGACCTGGCCGATGGTCTCGTTCCCGATCGGGTACGACGGCACCGAGGGCCTTCCGATCAACGCCGCCTTCTGGGGTCCGCGGTTCTCCGAGCCGACCCTGGTCCAGGCCGCGATCGACTACCAGGACCGGTACCCCTCGTACCACCGGGCGGCACCGCCGGACCCGACCTTCGAAGCCCAGCGCAGCCGGGGGCTGTCGCCCTCGGAGGAGGTCGTACCGCCGGAACTGTCGAACGATCCACTGGTGGCCGAGCGGGCCTGGTCATGACGGCCACCGGTCCGTTCCTGACCGTCGAGTGGCAGCCGCTGCTCAACGCCGGTCTGCCACTGCGCGAGCCGGACGACGAGCCGGCACCCGTACTCACCGTGGAGTGGGGGCCCAAGCTCGGCACGAGCTACTACGCGTACGCCGACGACCTCTCCGGGGAGTCGCCGCACCACTGATCCGACGAACAGGTACGGCGGCGGCCCGGTCCAACCAACGGACCGGGCCGCCGTCGTACCCCCGAACGGGGCGGCTGCCGCCCGTTTCGACCACTTTTAGGGTGTTTCACCCCCTATATACATCGTACTTTCGGCTAGCTTCCGGCTGACTAAACAGGTTATGGTGGCTGCACTGATCGGCCCTAAGCGAACAACCGGTCAGCTCACAGCAACACCGAACGACCTACAACGAACTTTTGTGCAGCACTTGTCTTGTCCGCGGACGAGGTGCAGGGAGGACCACCATGACCGCGTCAACCACCACCGAGCAGGACACCACCACAGCGGTAGCCGCCAAAGCAGCGCCGAAGCTCGACCCGAACGCGCTCACCGACTCGGCCACCGACCTGCTCCTCGCGATGACCGCCCTACCGGCGAAGCACCCCTCCCGCGCCGCCCTGCGCGACCGGGCCATCGAAGCCTGGCTCCCCCTGGCCAACCACCTCGCCCACCGCTACGGCGGACGCGGCGAACCCACCGACGACCTCACCCAAACCGCCGCCATCGGCCTCATCAAAGCCATCGACAAATTCGACCCCACCCGCGGCGTCGACTTCGCCGGCTACGCCATCCCCACCATCATCGGCGAACTCAAGCGCCACTTCCGCGACCGCACCTGGGACATCCGCGTCCCCCGCCGCCTCCAGGAACTCCGCCTCAGCATCAGCGAAGCCAACAGCACCCTCCTGCAAACCCTCGGCCGCTCCCCCACAGTCGCCGACATCGCCACCCACCTCAAAGTCACCGAGGAAGAAGTCCTCGAAGGCCTCGAAGGCGCCCGCGCCTACAACGCCGTCTCCCTCTCGACCCCCACCGGCGACGGCGAACGCGCCACCGAACTCGGCGACATGCTCGGCGGCGAAGACCCCGACTTCGAACAAGCCGAACTCCGCATCGCCCTCGGCCCCGCACTCGCCACCCTCGACGAGCGGGAACAGAAGATCCTCACCCTCCGCTTCTACGGCAACCTCACCCAATCCCAGATCGCCGACCAGATCGGCGTCTCCCAGATGCACGTCTCCCGCCTGCTCACCCGCGCACTGACCAAACTCCGCGGACAGCTCAGCGAGACCTACTGAGCCTCGAGGGAGGGTCCGGTACAGCGAGACGCCGGATGTCAGGGGCCGGGCCATATTGGCCCGGCCCCTGACGCGTCGGTTCGCGACGTGATCGAACCCCGCGCCGTACGGCCGGTGTCCGGTATCGCCGTCATCGGTCCCGGTCGGCCGCGGTACGTCGTTTGCGTTCCCGGGCGGCGCGCAGGTTCGCGACGTTGCCGCACGTGCTGACGTCGTGCCACACACCGCTGCGGTTACGCGACGCGTCGTAGAACGCCGTACGGCAGGTCTCGTTGCGGCACAGCTTGATCCGGGACCAGGTGTCGGACTGTTGGGCGAGCAGCGTCTCCGACCAGAGGGCTGACGCAAGCCACTCGGTGCCCCGCCCACTCGGTACGGGTCGCACCATCCCGTCCTCGCCCGGCACGAGGGTCACCGCGACACCGGGCGTCGCCCCGGACGGAAGTTCGCCACCCTCGATCAGCCGCTCGAACGTCGTACGCAGCCGACGCAGGGCAGCGGCGTCCTCGTCCGACAGGTCACCGTCCGGAACGGCGACTCCCCGGACCGACGCCCAGTGGCGGACGCTCCGGTCCCACCACTCCTGCGCGTGCCCGCGCCCGGACAACAGATCCGGCGCGCCGTCCAGGGCACGCGTATTGATCAGATCCTGGATCAGCGCGGCACCGGTGTCGGCCGCGCGCAACCCGTACCGGCCGGTCGCCATCCATGACATAACCCAACACTAGTTGGTTCTGTCGTGGAGTGCTAACGTTCCTTCCTGACAGAGTCAAACGGATTTTGGTTCTGTCAGGTCCGGGCGCCGGTCTCGCGCACCCGACCCATCCCTCCACCAGCGAAGGAACAGCGATGAAGATCCAGGACTCCGTGGTGTTTGTCACCGGCGGTAGCCGCGGCCTCGGCAAGGCTCTGGTCGACGAGGTGCTCGCGCGCGGCGCGGCCAAGGTGTACGCCACCGCCCGCGACCCGAAGACGATCACCAACCCGAACGTCGTCCCGCTCCGGCTCGAACTGAGCGATCCGGCCTCGGTGGCCGCCGCCACGGCGCAGGCGTCGGACGTCAATCTTCTGATCAACAACGCCGGCGTCACCCTCGGCGCGAACTACCTCAACGGCGACCTGGCGGAGATCCGGCGGGAGATCGAAATCAATTTCTACGGACCGCTGCAGGTGATCCGGGCCCTCGCCCCCCGGCTCATCGCGAACGGCGGCCATCTGCTCAACATCCACTCGGCGCTGTCCTGGTACGCGGCCTTCGGCGCGTACGGGGCGTCCAAGGCGGCGCTGTGGTCGATGACCAACGGCCTGCGGCAGGACCTGCACCCGCACGGTGTCGGCGTCACCGGGCTGCACGCCGGCTGGATCGACACCGACATGGCGGCCCGGTGGGCGGCACCGGACGCTCCCCGGTCCGCCCCGGCGGACGTGGCCCGGCAGGCGATCGACGGCGTCGAGGCGGGCCGGCACGAGGTGCTCGCCGACGACTGGTCCCGGACGGTGAAGAGCGGCCTGGCGGCGGACATCACCACGCTCTACCCGCACCTGGCCGACCACGCCTGAGCTGGCCGAGCCGGAGAAGCCGGGCAGTCACGGTGGTCAGCGCACCTCGCGGCCGTTCGGGTAGTCGAGGTCCAACCGCCGTACGACGTAGTCCCCCAGCGAGGTCGCGCGTGGGATGTCCGGATCATCGGTCGGACCGGCGGGCGGGTAGCTCGTCACCCGGAGTTGTTCGACGAAGGCGGACAGCGGCGCGCCTGCCCGCAGACCCGTGGTGAGCGCGATGGACAAGGCGTCAGCCATGCCCCCGAGGGTGGAGCCCTGCTTGTCCACCGACAGGTGGACGTCGCTCAACCGGCCGTCGGCGAGCGCGGCCGTGACCAGGTGCCCCTCGGTGCCGTCCACGACAAAGCCGACGGTCGCTCCGGACCGTCGGCGCGGAACCGGCACCCTGGCGTCGACCTGCACATCTGTCATGGAATCCCCCTCGACGGCCCGCGCGGGCTGGCACCCGCCCCGATCCGCCAAACCGTAGGTGGCCCGGGGGCCGACCACCAGCACGACACGGCACCCATTCGTACACGTGAACGAATGGGTGCCGTGCTTCGGGTCCACACCGGCGGTGCCGGGTACGGGCGGTCACGCCCGCACCCGGCACCGGTCGGTCAGAGCTCCCTGACCCTGACGTTGCGGAAGTCGATCAGGTCGTTGGTGCCGTGGTTCTGCAACCCGACGTACCCGCTGAGGAACTGCCGCAGATCGGTCGACGGGTCGCCCTGGCGGGACGACTGCTTGCCGGGTGTGTTGTCGAACTCGCTGATCACCACACCGTTGCGGATCATCGTGTAGTGCTGGCCGACCACGCGGATCTCGTAGTCGTTCCACTGGTTCTTCGGGGTCACCCCGGCCTTGTCCAGGGTGTTCGGCGAGAAGTTGTAGACCGAGCCGGTCTTCTGCGGCTCACCGGTCTCGCCGTCGTAGATCTGGATCTCGTGACCGCAGTAGATCGCTACCCAGGCCTGCGAACTGCGGGCCGACCCGACCGTGCCGCAGCTACCCGGCGGGCGCTGGTCCAGCGGGGTCCTCGGGTCCGGGAACCGGACGAAGACTCCGGTGTTGGCGCGGACGTTCTCCGGGGAGACGTCCCGGAACTGAACCTTGATCGAGTAGTCCGCGAACTGCTGGTCGGCGTACCACAGCATGCCGAGGCCACCGGAGCTGCGGATGGAGCCGTCGGGACGCAGCGAGAACGACCCGCTGGGCGCCTGACGCCAGCCGGCGAGCGACTTCGCCGAACCGTCGAAGATCGGCTCGTACCCGTTGGTGACACCGATCGGGGACTGTGCCCCGGCCCGGCGTAGCTTCGTCACCTCACGGTTGTCGATGACGTGCGCCGCGCTCAGTTCGGCGAGGACGGCATCGAGGTGGCTGACGAACGCACCCTTGTTCGGCCAGGTGGTCTCGTCGTCGATCAGATCGTTGATCGTGCAGCCACCGCCGGCCTGACGGTTGGCCACACCGGTGTCCGTGTCGAGCATCCAGACCGTCGGCCGGGCGTCGGCCGCGGCACAACCGGCGTTGACGTCGATCTTCCCGGTGACAACCTCGCCGTCGGCGTACGTCACCTTGACCGTCGCCTGGAAGGTGCCGTACCGCTTGTAGGTGTGCGTCGGGTGGGCCTGGGTCGACACCTTGCTGCCGTCGCCGAAGTCCCACTCCCAGGCCACGCCGCCGACCTTCGCGGCCGAGAACGCGACCGTACGGGGCTGGCTCGGTGTGACCGACTGCGCCTCGGCCAGGCTCGGGTTCGGGGTGGCCTGACCACCCTGGTAGGTGATCCGGATCAGCTTCTGGTTCTGGTGCAGGCTGAAGAAACCACCGGCGTAGTCGAGCAGGTACAGCGCGCCGTCGGGGCCGAACTTCGCGTCCATCCAGGACTGGAGCTGGGTGGTGCCGTTACCGCCCTGGATGATGCTGCGCAGGTCCTCGGCGAAGGCCGGGGCGCCCGCCTGTTCGACCTTGGTCGGGTCGA of the Micromonospora sp. NBC_01796 genome contains:
- a CDS encoding GNAT family N-acetyltransferase yields the protein MSTDLIDYGLTDRADRRVTLRPVDDENWRAVADVVPLDEQRAFVAPSAARYLLLSMREGVWRSLAVYADEEVVGHLMWGHDNDDLTYWLGGMLVDAGQQGRGLGRAAVLSLVRWLMERPDCPAVRLSVDQSNVTARRLYASVGFVEQEPDEDGEIVAEIARDVARRPADAV
- a CDS encoding amidase, with the translated sequence MPDKLDTSPKAADPNDDHRTGFSRRMFLGSGAAVAGATVTTLAVAEPAAATRNEHDELLDSLPSVRDIPRRARIVDYEIAELIVLLRANRLTSVELTRAYLERIDRLNGPFEVYGDNGGYNAFVRIDRVGALGQAAAADKLLRKGSRSAPPLCGIPFGIKDSVGVRGLEAKNGTHAYDGNVAYRDSTVVAKLRAQGAVIIGHTIASAFSGSISGTFAGNAWNPRFIPGGSSQGSGVATAARLAAATIGEETGGSIMMPASANGASAIKPSLGLVSTAGVMPLSPGYDVLGPIARSVRDASLVLAAILGPDPAPDPLTLSAPNPFPALPVAARKGRSPLAGVTIGIPQTDWMTRGGTGTAPAETYDADYRAAFERFKQELVRLGARVKEFPGLDVTVPENDPYFRTPDRLPVPVGAPVSPATAVLSPNRYEIRYWQAVQAFADSHPANAEALRRQFGDFAAAAATAGSIPASVRDEGERRRRVLQANYQRALDEAGVDFMLVLPIGARIGPRSGGTQLSNYRTFYQLPNALTWPMVSFPIGYDGTEGLPINAAFWGPRFSEPTLVQAAIDYQDRYPSYHRAAPPDPTFEAQRSRGLSPSEEVVPPELSNDPLVAERAWS
- a CDS encoding SigB/SigF/SigG family RNA polymerase sigma factor, coding for MTASTTTEQDTTTAVAAKAAPKLDPNALTDSATDLLLAMTALPAKHPSRAALRDRAIEAWLPLANHLAHRYGGRGEPTDDLTQTAAIGLIKAIDKFDPTRGVDFAGYAIPTIIGELKRHFRDRTWDIRVPRRLQELRLSISEANSTLLQTLGRSPTVADIATHLKVTEEEVLEGLEGARAYNAVSLSTPTGDGERATELGDMLGGEDPDFEQAELRIALGPALATLDEREQKILTLRFYGNLTQSQIADQIGVSQMHVSRLLTRALTKLRGQLSETY
- a CDS encoding CGNR zinc finger domain-containing protein translates to MSWMATGRYGLRAADTGAALIQDLINTRALDGAPDLLSGRGHAQEWWDRSVRHWASVRGVAVPDGDLSDEDAAALRRLRTTFERLIEGGELPSGATPGVAVTLVPGEDGMVRPVPSGRGTEWLASALWSETLLAQQSDTWSRIKLCRNETCRTAFYDASRNRSGVWHDVSTCGNVANLRAARERKRRTAADRDR
- a CDS encoding SDR family oxidoreductase, which produces MKIQDSVVFVTGGSRGLGKALVDEVLARGAAKVYATARDPKTITNPNVVPLRLELSDPASVAAATAQASDVNLLINNAGVTLGANYLNGDLAEIRREIEINFYGPLQVIRALAPRLIANGGHLLNIHSALSWYAAFGAYGASKAALWSMTNGLRQDLHPHGVGVTGLHAGWIDTDMAARWAAPDAPRSAPADVARQAIDGVEAGRHEVLADDWSRTVKSGLAADITTLYPHLADHA
- a CDS encoding TSCPD domain-containing protein is translated as MTDVQVDARVPVPRRRSGATVGFVVDGTEGHLVTAALADGRLSDVHLSVDKQGSTLGGMADALSIALTTGLRAGAPLSAFVEQLRVTSYPPAGPTDDPDIPRATSLGDYVVRRLDLDYPNGREVR